ACAGCTAAGTGGAAAGAGGAGCGCAGATGTACATACCACTTCTATGAAGCACATAGGATAAAGAGAAGCCTTCCGTTCCTCTGGGAGGAACACATGCAACAATTCCTGCGGCAGGAACAACCAATAAATACTAGACTCCATGCAGCTACTGCAGCGTTTTAGATATTACTCACagtccgacacgccggagtccCGTACACAATTACACTTCACCAAGGAAGCGGAAGTTGAGCCAAAGCAAAGATCGCGGTTGCACCACCCCAGGCTCTGTTTATATTGGCACCTTCCCTCAATCATAGATCGTCCAATTACTTGGTGGCAGATGACTAATCCCATTACATTAATTATTCTTGGGACAGCGGCCTGGTGCCATGCCATTTCCTCCATCAACACCTGTGGAGTAAATAAGTCCGTATCTGGATCATCATTAGGAGTACGTCGGAGCAGAGAAATACAATGAAAAAATTTGGATCCTTGTTGAATTATTTTCACGtggaatgctagctgttaccattcactcacattgtttatgctaagctaaagcaaacagAATACTGCCTGataagaatgactgggctggttttaaaatgctttttcccacttatctaactggGGACTGTGGCAACAGACTCAACTTCCCGTGGGAGTGGGACAACCCTGTAAAAGAACAAATGGGCCTCGTGTGTGAGTTTTTTGACTAAATGTTCTGAGCCCTTGAAGGCAGGTGTTGGTATGTGGTCGGAGACTGCGAGTTGTGTCTTCTCCTTCAGTTCCACAGAGAACCGGTCTCGGCTGTAGATGCGTGCCACCAGGACGACGTGGTGATCCTTCTCCCTGGACGCTACAGTGTCAGCAGCTCTATCTTCATTCCAGATTCCATCACTATGGAAGGTAAACACTGGCGGGCAGTGGTTTGGGAGGCTGTGAGTGTGACGGCTAATGGAACACGGATCGTGCTGTAACACAGCTGGCCTCTACGTGTAAGGCACAGTCCTGTGAGGAAGCTTGTCTTTATTAATATGGTTGGTCACGCTGAACAGCAcatgcatgctgaatgtgaaaagTCATCAAATAGCTGCAGAATTGAAAACAATGGAGTGAGtaaaagccagtctcttctacgTCATGTAGGGTGACCAAATGTGGGTCAGAGACTCCTACGTTGTGAAATGTAACAAGATAAAATAATAGGAAATCTTCTAGTCTAACATCACTGTTAGATTTAAATACAACCATTATTATCATCATAGATTTCATGTGCTAAATGTTCTATTTGAATTCAACGTGAACACGCAAACAGCAAAAGCTTACCACAGCTTATCTCAGGCTCTTTGGACCTATCAAACTCATTTTAATAATATAGATCAGCCCACAATGAAAAACGCAGGTTTAAGCAGTTTTTCAGTTCTCATTCGGTTTTCCACAACTGAATGAcagaaaaagaaaccttttcaaaaAGGTCCTTCAGACTTCCTTAGTTACTTTTGTCCTTGAAATTCAGAGAACAAGTAATGAAGGCTTTCATGTAATGTGCTGTAAAGGCAGTTAGCTTGTGTGTATCAGAACCCCCCCAGCGCCTTGTCTGTGTCGCAGCCTTCTTTGGGTTTCAGCATGAACCTGTCTcattactgggaaacctgctttTGAACAATGTGCTTTTTGACTCTGGGACTTTCTGCTCCGTTTCATATCAAACTCACTGAACACTTGGCCTACTCCTCAAACAAACTCCTCCCTCCCAgacacaggagcaccagagcagaCATGCTAGGCATTCGTTCACACTCAGGCCCACAGGGAGGTCTTTTACATAATTAATAGAGATGGGGGAGTAGTTCAGATCGAAACACACAGTAAACAGATTTTTACACTGATCACCTGCAGATGTCACTGCAGGctccacatccatccatccattttcatccgcttatccggagtcgggtcgcgggggcagtagcctaaggcagtggttcccaaacttatttagccgcgcacccccttctatgtcccgaccatgtcgacgcacccccacccaccccccacatcagggcatggctctatatgtatgtatatatatacatatatatatatatatatatatatgtatatatatatatatatatataatgtctcagatgtcaagctaaacagacagggttaaaaaaaaattccccatcactttcattttttaaatagtaattaataaacattcgatactattacaatttcctttgatctaattttaaataaatatttagagtgcccaggtagcacataaacaatacaatttaacggttttcttaaagtaggaacgtttaacctgtgcggccagagcgctctccttccttctgttctgcgtaaacctgagctgatcacctgcttgtgcgtagtcaaatgtcaataggggacaagatatagccatgatgttcacttttacctcagaccgacttattgctgttttatggtgtggctgaatctacgatccgctgccacgctgactggaacaacacatgctgcagtaacaggagatgtagtcaggttcatgaggagtcactggctggagcggacccgactcatcccagaagctaatatcttaatttgaccttgaatgaaaaataacctcttaaaagtttttatcgtggtggaggcagcgttcatttctgccttcagtctgacggcgcgccggagttaaagcagcgtgcgcgcttattgaatctgtgtgtgtgtgtgtgtgtgtgtgtgtgcgcgcgcgcggcacagctccatgggccgctcaagtcaccgcatcTCGttcttggcgctatttaaaccaatgttgtaaaattacttctgcccagcccagatgtgctcacttgtgcacccgtgagccgtggttctgctggaaTGCGTCTGACTTCTGACAgaagcactctgaacttcagatcttcagcgcgctgtcaataccctgaatgggaatcatttcttgttatttagttacatccacaatgttctgtgtgtgaggtttacaatgtcagaacacctgcatgagacaggtgttaattacaatctgccagaatgactcaccttcagattcctccaacaccgttaaaaatgatcaaatacggaacatatcggcgtgcgcaggccagagtgctgaagctcggcgcattgttattatgaagctagggcgcatgtggaggacacgcgcgcaaaaatatacttgttttcaattacatttattgggcccacttactttttctttggcccacccacaaatgagtttctacaataatagtgacatatgacagacttctctgagctccgcagccattacacttttcacctcgcgcaccccctagcggcagctcgcgcaccacactttgggaatccctggcctaaggcaagaggcccagacttccctctccccagccacttgggccagctcctccgggggaaccccaaggcgttccctggccaggtgagagacatagtccctccaccgtgtcctgggtctacctttaggtctcctccaagttggacgtgcccggaaaacctcaccagggaggcatcctgaccaagccacctcaactggctcctctcgatgtggaggagcagcgggtctactccgagcccctcctgaatgaccgagcttctcaccctatctctaagggagagcccagccactcttcggagaaaactcatttcggccacttgtatccgtgatctcgttctttcggtcactacccaaagctcatgaccataggtgagggtgggaacgtagatcgaccggtaaatcaagagcttcgccttctgactcggctctctcttcaccacgacagaccggtacaacgcccgcatcactgcagatgcagcaccaatccgcctatcgatctcacgctccagttttgcctcactcgtgaacaagaccctgagatacttaaactcctccacttggggcaggacctcatccctgacccggagaaggcattctacccttttcttactcaataccatggtctcagatttagaggagctgattctcatcccagctgcttcacactcagctgggaactgctccagcgaaagctgaagatcacgttccgatgaagccaacaggaccacgtcatctgcaaaaagcatgtagactggttgggcaaattcccacgcaccctccagaatacccctaagggtatagagctggtccagtgttccacggccaggacgaaaaccacattgctccccctgaatctgaggttcaacaatccgacggaccctcctctccaaaacccctgaacagaccttaccaggaaggctcaggagtgtgatccccctgtagttggaacacaccctgcggtagggctgctcgattatggcaaaaacaataatcacgattattgtgactgaaattgagatctcgattatttaggacgatttttcaatttatgttgattttatttgtttttattcagtcataaaattgctcagggcacaatcaggacaaaaataaataagaaacaagatgatcactaaaataacgcctgattcccagtataaaaagaccaatatacttacagctcatagtttaggaccctagggctatagaccttggtttaactcatttaagtctaaccagtacagacccaaataccaatatcttgcaaatactgacagcaagaattatgcagtggcatttataacaaacaaatgcaaataaattgatgttcacaaaatgttgcataacatttattgaagtcgtgtcaaggtgctgtaggagagtgcacaagcaccgtgtcctcagagagattagttattatttatcagcgtgaggaacttatttctactttatttataaactatttatttacaagtccatcagttaatgtaataattgtcccaaccacatctgcaccccccaccccccaacctggtctcacagcaatcggggcaagctgcacgtgtgtttagcgcgccgcacacgcacatttagctgtttttagcggctcaggagtccgcaggtgcggtgtgcgtgtcactcactctggttaatccaacagggagccggctctgagagctgtttctttagcgactgacacatcactacatcattccctttcctaatgtcctgaagaacgatccggagcgcaggcggagtgtttagctaacctgcaggaaatgtcaacgacaattatccagaaagtagctaagggttaccagagatgtttctgaggtgtttgctaggtacttttaagatttaaaaagtcaagaagggggtctgaaaagctgctagaaatggcatcaaagtcgccaagttggcaacactgtgggaggagcgcttcatttgcaactcagggcagcgcaagtgggaggagcaaataatcggtttgtataattgttcaaaactcagatcgtaattgtgattaaaattcgattaattgagcagccctaccctgcggtccctctttttaaataaggggaccactaccccggtctgccagtgcattgggactgcccccgatgtccacgcgatattgcagagccgcgtcagccaacgcagccccacaacatccagagccttaaggaactccaggcggatctcatccacccctggagccttgccacagaggagctttttaaccacctcagtgacctcagcaccagagacttgagaagccaacccaaagtccccctgcctcctcactggaagacatgtcggtgggatgaagacgtgtcggtgggattaagGAGgtatttgaagtattctgcccaccgatccacaacgtcctgagtagaggtcagcagcacaccgtccccactatcgatagtgttggtagtgcactactttccccccctgaggtgccggatggtgggccagaatctcctcgaagtcgTACagcagtcttgctccatggtctcaccgaactcctcccatgcccgggtttttgccttggtgaccacCCGAGCTGCGTTCTGCTTGGATtgctggtacccgtcagctgcctctggagtctcacaggccaaaaagacctgatgggACTCTTTTCTTCATctcgacagcatccctaaccgccggtgtccaccagcgggttcgggagtTGCCACCACTACAGGCACCGACGATTCTGCGACCACAGcttcggtcggccgcctcaacaatggaggcacggaacagggtccattcagactcaatgtcctccGCCTCCCCCGAaaaattttggaagttctgtcgaaggtgggaattgaagctccttctgacacgagactctgccagatgttcccagcagaccctcgcgatacgtttgggcctgcctggtctgacccgcatcctcccccaccatctgagccaactcaccacccgagtgtccaagacatgcggccgcaggtcagacgaaacaacaacaaagccgATCATCGAGCtatggcctaaggtatcctggtgccaagagcacatatggacacctttatgtttgaacatggtgttcattatggacaatccatgactggcacagaagtccaataacaaaacgccACTCGAATTCaggtcaggggggccgttcctcccaaccacaccactCCAGGtcccactgtcgttgcccacgtgagcgttaaagtcccccagcagaatgacgGAGTCACCAGAAGAAGCGCTTTCAAGCACCCCGtctaaggtctccaaaaagggtgggtagtctgaactgtagtttggtgcataagcacagaccagagtcagaacccgtccccccacgcaCAGGCGGAGGGagtctaccctctcattcactggggtaaaccccaatgtacaggcaccaagatggggggcagctagtatgcccacccctgctcggcgcctctcagtgggagcaactccagcgtggtagaaagtccaacccctctcaaggaaactggttccagagccatgcgttgaggtgagtccgactatatctagtcggaacctctcaacctcacacaccacctcaggctccttccccaccagagaggtgacattccatgtgccaagagccagcttctgtagccgaggatcagatagccaaggtccccgccctcgactaccacccgtcacacactgcacccaacctCTTTGGccactcccacgagtggtgagcccatgggaagggggacccacgtttcctctttgggctgtgcccggctgggctccatggatgaaagcctggccaccaggcactcgccaacgtgccccacctccaggcctggctccagaaggGGGCCCCGGTAACCCTCGTCTCGGCGAGTGAACACGGTTTCCACAATGAGACAAATAAACCAGAAGAGGTAGACACCACTGATTAGCATCATTTTCTAACTTGTGTTCAAACATATCAGTTAACACTGTCCCCCTACCTGATGGGAAAAGTCCTCGGGCCAACCACagtccctctcacacacacacacacacacacacacagtatagtGTGTATCGACTGCTTGTGTCTTGTGTTCTAGGTTTTGGATTTCCTGACGAAATAGTGATTGAGAAGAAAACCAAAGGCAGCACATTTGTGGAGTCGACGGGGGCGGACGTCCGACTCTCCAACATCAAGTTCATTCAGCATGACGCCATTGAGGGCATTCTGTGTGCGTACTTCCTTCTGCTTTCCTTTTCACAAATGCTGTCCAACCGTCAGCAAAACACCACGGCTCTTTTCACACTGGCCATGTTTAGACTAATAAAGTTCACCCCAGTCAGCTGTCCCCCCATGGTGCCATTCCTCTGCTCAAGTGTGAACACTGGGGAGTACAGAACAAAGAACCTAGAGAGACCCGATGACCTCCAGAGCTTTTTATTCACAGTGTGGACATGATCCGTTCGTTTGAGCCAAACAATGTCAAACATCTGATTTCTCACTTTACTCTGGAGGTGTCTTCAGCCTCATGGACCACAGGAACATGCTCAGGTTGACCTGTTTTGCTGTCTGCTGTTCATCAGGTGTGCGTAAAGGAACTCTGAACATGGAGAACTGTGTGCTGCAGTGTCAGACCACCGGTGTGATTGTGCAAACATCTGCACGCCTCACCATGAATGTGTGTGATCTGTACGGCTCCAAGGTGAGTGCTGCACGGTGACTGTGCCCTCCGAGTCAGTCTTGCTGCCTCTCTTCTGAAGATAAACTCACCGCTGCACGTTCCACCACAGGAGCAATTGTGATTGGTCATGTGGCTGTTCACAGGGAGCTGGTGTGGAAATCTACCCAGGAAGTGTCTGCAGTCTGGTTGGAAACAGCATCCATCACTGTAGAGACGGGATTCTGATCAAGGTGGGTCGACATGTGGAGTCAGAAACAGGAACCTCAGCCTGCTGCTCTGGAGTCTGATGAGTTTCAGAGCAGCAGAATATTCTGTTCCAGAGAACATGGCTGGTTCTCCAGAAGTGATGTTGCCACACTAGCATGCCTTCCTCAGCGTCCGATAGTGTGACTTCTGCTTGATCCTTTAATAAGGTCATAAACTGATCAGTGTCCTCCAGCCTCGCTGCGTTTTGTCACCTcacgtcctgctgctgctgctgctgtgcagCACCTGCTTGAGCGTTTTTGGATTACACACCTGGCAAGATGACAGCTTATCAAACAGCAGGGGTCTCGCGTCCATCACCAACAAGTCAAAAATGGCCTCGACCAGAGCGTTTTGGCTTGGTAACAAAGTCACCCATTGAAGAGGAATGCTTTTTTAGCATTGTAACTTAGCAGGATACAATAAATCATTAGCTTTTGTAACGTTAGAGCAAATATGTGCTTACATGTGCTAAAGGTAATGAAATGGACCTCACTACTGTTGTCACACGCCGTTGATGCTAGCAGCTAACGAGAGATGAATAGCTTCGTGCTCCAACACGACATGCTTCCTTGTAAAGTCCATGCATCGCTGTTGTGCTCTGGTGAAAGGAGAGTTGTACTTTGCAGATTTTGCGCTGGTTGAGCTTCTCTTTTATCTTTGTGAAATGCTCCCAGACCTTTGAGCTATGTTGCCGGCTTGTCATGTCTTGTTTTTTTCTGGTGACACAACggttctcctggaagccctcacatgCGCATGTGCCTCGATGAACGACGTCGACTGCTCCGCTTATGTTTGATTATTTTGTTTGTTGACGCCATCGTGACAAATCTACTAATTGTGGCAGCACTAGACACTTTCAGGGTTTTCTAATATTCTGTCACAGCCCTGTAAAGGTTTGTTTGAATGAACAACCACATTTAGAGACTTTAGGAGGCAGAAACTACCTTTGGAGCTGAGATCAGCTGCCTGACGAGAacaattctgctgttttctgacaGCTGTGGCTCAGAATGTAGAGTTGATGTCCagtgatcggaaggttgcaggttctatactggctctgaccagagaattctgctgttgtgtccttgggcaagacactaatcccccgccttgcctgctggtggtggtcagagggaccggtgacacCAGTGCccggcaggccttgcctctgtccaaatatactgtgtgtgtgtgtgtgtgtgtgtgtgtgtgtgtgtaggactttGCCAATGCGCTGGATGGGATGCCAGCCATCACCATGGAGAACAACAACATCCACAACAACGAAGGCTACGCGGTGATTCTGGTGAAACCAGGTGATGGAAAATATCAGGTTCTGGCTGAGAGGAGAGAAGGTAGGCAGAACTTCCTTTGTGTCAACACCACAAAGCAAACACTGGATTTAATGAGTCCGTTTACAGAAGATCGTCCTGGAGCTGAATCGAAGGGGGACATTCCCTCCACGGACATGTCCACCAGCAGCTCAGCACCTGCTACACCTAAGTCAGCAGAGACCAACAGCATGGAGGAGGACCTGGCTTCCGCTGTGAACAGGAAGTGGCAGTTCAGCCGTCAGATAAGCCGAAACAAGGAAGTGTCCTGCAGCCGACCAGTCCAGGATCTGATGGAGCACCAGATCTTTGTTTCAGTTCAGGGGAACCAGTTCAGACGCAATGGCAAAGGCGACTTTGGCACCTTCTTCTACTGACTCACCCTACAACTACAGAAATACAGAATGTATGAACGTTTTGCACAAATTATCTAATTTATTTCTTTTGGCTTCAGGCTTTACCTTTTGAACAGTTTTGTAGTTTAGTTTGAATTAACAGTGGTTGTAGTTTCAGCATCAGTGATGTGGGTGACGTTTCACCGTGGATGTTGTTTATGGCTGAGGGACGTTTTCAGGTGTGTTTGTGGTTAGAAACAACTGATTTCTAAACACGAATGTTTTACGTTGCTATGACTACATGTATTTCTAAGCAGATTAAAGTGTTTTAAAACCTCTTGATGTTGTCTGACTCATAGGTGTTTCTAGTCaagttatataaaaataaaaaaccgtTAAGTCACAATCTCCTTGCTTTCTACAGGAAAAAAATTTGTTCAATAAAGattgaaacacaaacatgaagctAAATGAGGAGCTCTATGAACATATTGAACGCTGCTTTAAAAAATACTGAATGTGAAATATGGCTTTTCTCTACTGCTGactgatgaaaggaagtctgatgtgcttgttgtcattttgcaggaggttgaacgatctgacaaggTAGTTAGCTCGTTAAAAAATTGCGCTCAACACTCCCAGGGCCTTTACGGCTATTCATTGGTAGGCTCCTCACGGAACACAAAAATGTAGCTTGTTTGTTATGATTTAGgtacgtactgccccctagtggcagaaaaCTACAGACCGTCGTTTAAAGTAGTGGTAATCCCctgtcagagtcttactccacccacatttcatatttgaaaaatgcgCCCCGAAAGAGGCGTTTCCTgtaagaccgagaaggcggagctacgGCCGTGATTGACATACTGAAATTTGAATACAGATGGCGACGGAGAGCGACACTAGCTCAGAGCAGTCATTCGAGGTGGAGGACTTTTCCCCACCTTCTTCCGCAGAGGATAGGGAGGAGGGCTTATTGGGGGAAGCAAGCGGTCCTGAACCGTATCTTTTTGAGCCACTAGCTCGTGAGTTGTCAGAGGCCCCTGGAGTCGAGCCAGCAGGAGTATCAAGGTATCGAATGGGTCCAGTCTCTGAGTGGTAAGTAGCTTTTAGCCACAGCTAGCTATATTTAGCTTAGCTAAAAGTAATATTGTATGACTGCCTCAACAGGTGCACCTGCGGACACTGCACATCATTGTCTGCCAGAGAAAATGTGTGCtgcagagaaacgcccaaggtataaaaataaaagtacccCACCATGAGAAAAGCATTCTGTAATGTACACATTTGTTACACAATCACTAACATCATACTAATATTGAACTCTTATAGCCCTGATATCAGTTGTTCTTTGTCATAGGTAATGCTCAGGTGTCAGCAGGTGGGTGTAACCTCCTGCATAACTAAGCATCCTGGTTTTGAGGCTGTTGCTCTGAATCCCTACGTGTTGCAGGCAGTTTATGGCACCTTTCTGCAACTCTATGGGGAGATGCAGGAGACTACGCTCAACAGGTAAGACAACTGTCAAATTACTTTTTTTATGAATACTTTGTAACTCATACCACCTCTTTCTCAGCTGTTACAGACATCTGGCGTACCGgaatgtggtcaggtggtgttggggTTACCTGGGACAGCACGTTCGTGTTGTGATCCCGTCATGCGCTGTCTCCAGAATAAGGCAGGAGTTCCCAGAAGACGGTGCATACAAAGGATTCCTCCCTCCTCTgaactaatatatattttttggattaaataaatgttataatatatatttcctgtattgattcctgtccataaaaagctgcataaatcacaaaacggtaaatgcacttctttacactttgacattatttatatatacacacatatagccacacactttcaaatgagctcttacaacagtaaggttctaattcggggttaattaatgctgctgtaacaagtgagtttacaccctgtgtgattaatgaagtctattctagagcaggttcaattaggtaaaaataaatgataatttaataaatgtgatatatgtatttatacacatcaaaatatcaatataattgtatttaaaatgacacaattgcgCTGCAAAGATAACATTTATTATAGCTACTACTAAGACAATGTTAGATTACAATCTGATCATAACTTTCATGATTTTTGACAAAACTAAACCACAAGCAGAGATTCTGGAGCCATGTGAGGAGAGGTTGGGCCATCAGTGATGTTTCATAGGTTCCTTAGACTGGAGGTAGCTTTCACTGTGATGACAAACGTGGAGATGGATCCCGGGAGCACAGGCTTTTCTGTAACAATATCAGGAGGCTCTGAGGAAAAAGGAATATTAGTATGACTAGTATGACTTACAAAAGCAAGACTGGTGAGTTTTGCTATGTTACATACGGCCAAGATTTTCAAGTTGTATGGGAGCCACAGAGCAGAAAGGTTGTAGAGATCAATAGACATCTGGGAGGTGGACAGCATGAGTCACGAGTGGATGAGCATAAAGATCCATAATGACGACACGTAACTCCTCTGTCGTACAGTGGTGTGCagcctggctgaggaggagaaaaggaaaaaccacacagagtagagtactaactaataattacaatctcttgttgtgtagctcaccttacgtgcactttaaaacctggacctgttctccatccagaggtgcatgcagacagctagggaacagggcgttgtcatggctgtgcacattttggatgtggttggcaactgaagtccactttgctactgcctcctgtcctgaggaggaactggatgccgaccagtagaggtggttcaccacactttgcttccacagtctcacatcctgggtcgtctttctcttccccagctcttcgattttcttaccaattcctggagagccaaatagacccacatttaaaatagaaaaaaaaaatcctgtaatattcactatatacatccccaaagattaccttttcccatgtgccaggggtcaaagtagtgactgatttccttttttcctcccgcaaatacttctgcacccctgtgtggcggtcagtcacgacttgctgcacatcgacccctccctccaaaagtgtgctcagacttctcacaaatccctccttctccattcgcacactatttc
This genomic window from Nothobranchius furzeri strain GRZ-AD chromosome 9, NfurGRZ-RIMD1, whole genome shotgun sequence contains:
- the LOC139071722 gene encoding P2X purinoceptor 7-like, with product MATESDTSSEQSFEVEDFSPPSSAEDREEGLLGEASGPEPYLFEPLARELSEAPGVEPAGVSRYRMGPVSEWCTCGHCTSLSARENVCCRETPKVMLRCQQVGVTSCITKHPGFEAVALNPYVLQAVYGTFLQLYGEMQETTLNSCYRHLAYRNVVRWCWGYLGQHVRVVIPSCAVSRIRQEFPEDGAYKGFLPPLN